One genomic region from Nymphaea colorata isolate Beijing-Zhang1983 chromosome 10, ASM883128v2, whole genome shotgun sequence encodes:
- the LOC116262530 gene encoding uncharacterized protein LOC116262530, whose translation MESPLFRFDGASDHIKHEPRENGVILRHVSGENGCCVGRERSDPEELAFPCRSTSAASPSGFGLSKEWVWLERCAYASMKGFAIGAGLKGGLAAFSILARIKRRSSSRKSVSMSDRDSVVIALKETLRYGLFLGTFAGTFVSVDEFIAAFGGADRTAGWRALVAGGVAGPSMLLTGLDSQHTSLAIYILMRAAVLASRCGIKSEKFGRICRPLAWAHGDIFLMCLSSSQILSAYILKQESLPSSYRSFLNKHGGKDPILLQGVKAIASGKALENLEKIEDYYKSIGLNIKLDPDMKVPCSIVHGNQSCAAHTITFLLQAYGRALPVYIPVYLIPALIVHRQGLLRRPYSLIGKSILGIARSSLFLSAYCASAWTWTCLLFRIFKRCNIPMVAIGTFPPGLALLIEKKSRRMEISLYCFARAIESFFTWMSDIGLVPPSKEIGRADVVLFSLSTAIIMHCYAQEREVFRSKYLNVLDWVFGIPSTCKKDTQVDANENKKSLTV comes from the exons ATGGAGTCGCCGTTATTTCGGTTCGATGGAGCATCCGATCACATAAAGCATGAACCCCGCGAGAACGGCGTCATTCTCCGGCACGTCTCTGGCGAGAACGGCTGCTGTGTCGGCAGAGAACGCTCGGATCCCGAGGAACTGGCGTTCCCGTGTCGTTCTACCTCTGCCGCCTCCCCTTCAGGATTTGGATTATCGAAAGAATGGGTATGGTTGGAGAGGTGCGCTTATGCGTCGATGAAGGGATTCGCCATTGGTGCAGGCCTCAAAGGAGGCTTAGCCGCGTTCTCGATCCTTGCCCGTATTAAGAGGCGATCGTCTTCAAG GAAGAGTGTCTCTATGTCGGATCGGGACAGCGTGGTGATTGCCCTGAAAGAGACCTTGCGTTATGGGCTTTTCCTCGGGACTTTTGCGGGCACATTTGTTTCTGTAGACGAGTTCATTGCTGCTTTTGGAGGGGCTGATAG GACTGCAGGATGGAGAGCACTGGTAGCTGGAGGAGTTGCTGGGCCTTCAATGCTTTTGACTGGTCTGGATTCTCAGCACACCAGTTTggctatatatattttaatgcgAGCTGCAGTCCTGGCATCACGTTGTGGAATAAAGAGTGAGAAATTTGGGCGTATTTGTAGACCACTGGCATGGGCACATGGTGACATATTTCTTATGTGCCTTTCCTCTTCACAGATACT GTCTGCATATATTCTGAAGCAGGAGAGCTTGCCATCCTCATATAGGTCCTTTCTGAACAAGCATGGTGGGAAGGATCCTATTCTTTTGCAAGGTGTGAAAGCGATTGCAAGTGGCAAGGCATtggaaaatttggaaaaaattgaagattaTTATAAGTCCATTGGTCTAAATATAAAACTGGATCCTGACATGAAAGTGCCATGCTcg ATTGTGCATGGGAATCAGTCATGTGCTGCTCATACAATCACTTTCTTACTTCAGGCTTATGGAAGGGCATTGCCAGTTTATATCCCCGTCTATTTGATTCCTGCACTGATAGTCCATAGGCAAGGGTTGTTGAGAAG GCCCTACAGTCTCATTGGGAAGAGCATTCTGGGCATTGCACGGTCCAGTTTGTTTCTTTCTGCATATTGTGCATCAGCTTG GACATGGACATGCCTACTTTTCAGAATTTTCAAGAGGTGTAATATTCCAATGGTTGCTATTGGAACG TTCCCTCCAGGCTTGGCTTTGTTAATAGAGAAGAAGAGTAGGCGGATGGAGATATCTCTCTACTGCTTTGCAAGGGCAATCGAAAGCTTCTTCACATGGATGTCCGATATTGGCTTGGTCCCACCATCTAAGGAAATTGGCAGGGCAGATGTTGTTTTATTTAGCCTATCAACTGCCATCATAATGCATTGTTATGCACAAGAACGAGAGGTTTTCCGCTCAAAGTACCTGAATGTACTTGATTGGGTTTTTGGGATCCCCTCAACATGCAAAAAGGATACTCAGGTGGATGCAAACGAGAATAAGAAATCTCTAACTGTTTGA
- the LOC116262463 gene encoding heat stress transcription factor A-1-like isoform X2, translated as MVVGATDLFHAHRPSSLLRRSPSFFFPSARGFRKIDPDRWEFANEGFIKGQKHLLKSINRKRSSHAPGHNQQAQQSQVQNQSVGECMEVGKLGLEEEIESLKRDKDTLMQEMVRMRQQQQSTENKLENVGKRLQGMEQRQQQMLSFLAMAIQSPGFLAQLMHQNDNNNHISELNKKRRFPKQGNHIESEHAQSDGQIVKYQLPMNEAARSLLRQILNIDASPKLDISSPHGVDNIFFNLEAVDSGVAPASGASTLMKVHVASGSSCLPVMSGSNGSLDMVPLCETSNTSSLSNFSERVYPFQDGLAPKVAQSRELTIENSTPIEPANDSHPGLATGMEFADSVSLEFSPSMPMEEERNDSVINDMLNLPSINDPFWEQFLVASPPSDDVEETQKGNTEIENRKDFTMPIQEPGLYADKKLENLTKQMALLASQGKG; from the exons ATGGTAGTCGGTGCAACGGATCTCTTCCACGCTCATCGGCCGTCGTCCCTCCTTCGGCGGTcgccttccttcttcttcccgaGCGCCAGG GGCTTTCGGAAAATTGATCCTGATCGCTGGGAATTTGCAAATGAAGGTTTCATCAAGGGACAAAAGCATttgttgaagagcatcaatCGGAAGCGATCAAGTCATGCCCCAGGACACAATCAGCAGGCACAACAGTCTCAAGTGCAAAACCAATCTGTTGGAGAATGCATGGAGGTCGGAAAGTTAGGATTGGAAGAAGAAATCGAGAGCTTGAAGAGGGACAAAGACACACTCATGCAGGAGATGGTAAGGAtgcggcagcagcagcaaagTACTGAGAATAAATTGGAGAATGTGGGTAAGCGTCTTCAGGGAATGGAACAACGACAACAACAAATGCTTTCTTTTCTGGCAATGGCTATACAATCCCCTGGGTTTCTGGCGCAGTTGATGCATCAGAATGATAACAACAACCATATATCTGAATTGAACAAAAAACGCAGGTTTCCTAAGCAGGGCAATCACATAGAATCTGAGCATGCCCAGTCTGATGGACAGATAGTTAAGTACCAGCTGCCTATGAATGAGGCAGCAAGAAGTTTGCTTAGGCAGATATTAAATATTGATGCATCTCCAAAACTGGACATTTCATCTCCTCATGGTGTTGACaacatattttttaatcttGAGGCAGTGGATAGTGGAGTTGCCCCTGCATCTGGAGCATCTACCCTTATGAAAGTCCATGTAGCTTCAGGATCTTCCTGCTTACCTGTTATGTCGGGATCAAATGGATCACTGGACATGGTTCCACTATGTGAAACTTCAAACACCAGTAGTCTTTCGAACTTTTCTGAGCGTGTTTACCCTTTTCAGGATGGTTTAGCTCCCAAGGTTGCTCAATCTAGGGAATTGACGATAGAGAACAGCACACCAATTGAGCCTGCTAATGACAGCCATCCAGGGTTGGCAACAGGAATGGAATTTGCAGATTCTGTTTCACTTGAATTCAGCCCATCCATGCctatggaagaagaaagaaatgattcAGTAATTAATGATATGCTTAATTTGCCAAGCATCAATGATCCGTTCTGGGAACAATTTCTTGTTGCAAGTCCTCCATCAGATGATGTTGAAGAGACACAAAAAGGGAACACAGAGATTGAGAATCGGAAGGATTTCACAATGCCCATTCAAGAACCCGGATTATATGCTgacaagaaattagaaaatctcACGAAACAGATGGCGCTTCTAGCGTCTCAAGGGAAAGGATAA
- the LOC116263323 gene encoding ubiquitin carboxyl-terminal hydrolase 3-like, producing the protein MVMGVAGSKLEKALGDQFPEGERYFGLENFGNTCYCNSVLQALYFCVPFREQLLEYYANNNNSGDAEENLLTCLADLFTQISSQKKKTGVIAPKRFVQRVKKQNELFRSCMHQDAHEFLNFLLNELADILEKELLAAQESPEASSPLETANGKHTLQANGTQKEPLATWVHKNFQGILTNETRCLRCETVTAREETFLDLSLDIEQNSSITSCLKNFSSTETLNAEDKFFCDKCCSLQEAQKRMKIKKPPHILVIHLKRFKYIEQLGRYKKLSYRVVFPLELKLSNTMDDSDSEYSLFAVVVHVGSGPNHGHYVSLVKSHNHWLFFDDENVEMIDESAVQTFFGSAQEYSSNTDHGYILFYESLDSRK; encoded by the exons ATGGTCATGGGGGTCGCAGGTTCGAAGCTAGAGAAGGCTTTGGGCGACCAGTTTCCAGAAGGGGAGCGGTACTTCGGCCTCGAAAATTTCGGGAATACTTGTTACTGCAACAGCGTCCTGCAG GCACTTTATTTCTGTGTTCCATTCCGTGAACAATTGTTAGAATACTATGCTAACAACAATAATTCGGGAGATGCAGAGGAGAATCTGCTAACATGCTTGGCAGATCTATTTACACAG ATAAGCtctcagaaaaagaaaactggtGTTATTGCTCCAAAGCGTTTTGTGCAAAGAGTGAAGAAACAGAATGAGCTTTTCCGCAGTTGCATGCATCAG GATGCACATGAATTCTTGAATTTCCTATTAAATGAGCTTGCTGATATCCTTGAGAAAGAGTTACTTGCTGCACAAGAGTCTCCAGAGGCTTCATCACCATTAGAAACTGCAAATGGAAAGCACACCCTTCAAGCAAATGGAACCCAGAAGGAGCCCCTGGCGACTTGGGTTCACAAAAATTTTCAG ggaaTCCTCACCAATGAAACTAGATGCCTCAGGTGTGAAACAGTCACAGCCAGGGAGGAGACTTTTCTAGATTTGAGCCTAGATATCGAGCAGAACAGTTCCATCACCAGTTgtcttaaaaattttagttctaCAGAGACACTCAATGCCGAggataaatttttttgtgataaaTGTTGCAG CTTGCAGGAAGCACAGAAGAGGATGAAGATAAAGAAGCCTCCTCATATCCTCGTCATTCATTTGAAACGCTTCAAGTACATTGAACAGCTCGGTCGCTACAAAAAACTATCATATAGAGTTGTTTTCCCTTTGGAGTTGAAGCTCAGTAACACCATGGATGATTCAGATTCCGAGTATTCTTTGTTTGCTGTTGTTGTTCATGTTGGTAGTGGCCCTAATCATGGTCACTATGTCAGCTTGGTGAAGAGCCACAATCATTGGCTTTTCTTTGATGACGAAAATGTGGAGATGATAGATGAGTCAGCTGTTCAGACATTTTTCGGATCAGCACAGGAGTACTCTAGCAACACAGATCATGGATATATCCTGTTTTACGAGAGCTTAGACTCCAGGAAGTAA
- the LOC116262463 gene encoding heat stress transcription factor A-1-like isoform X3, translating into MNGSRCNGSLPRSSAVVPPSAVAFLLLPERQGFIKGQKHLLKSINRKRSSHAPGHNQQAQQSQVQNQSVGECMEVGKLGLEEEIESLKRDKDTLMQEMVRMRQQQQSTENKLENVGKRLQGMEQRQQQMLSFLAMAIQSPGFLAQLMHQNDNNNHISELNKKRRFPKQGNHIESEHAQSDGQIVKYQLPMNEAARSLLRQILNIDASPKLDISSPHGVDNIFFNLEAVDSGVAPASGASTLMKVHVASGSSCLPVMSGSNGSLDMVPLCETSNTSSLSNFSERVYPFQDGLAPKVAQSRELTIENSTPIEPANDSHPGLATGMEFADSVSLEFSPSMPMEEERNDSVINDMLNLPSINDPFWEQFLVASPPSDDVEETQKGNTEIENRKDFTMPIQEPGLYADKKLENLTKQMALLASQGKG; encoded by the exons ATGAATGGTAGTCGGTGCAACGGATCTCTTCCACGCTCATCGGCCGTCGTCCCTCCTTCGGCGGTcgccttccttcttcttcccgaGCGCCAGG GTTTCATCAAGGGACAAAAGCATttgttgaagagcatcaatCGGAAGCGATCAAGTCATGCCCCAGGACACAATCAGCAGGCACAACAGTCTCAAGTGCAAAACCAATCTGTTGGAGAATGCATGGAGGTCGGAAAGTTAGGATTGGAAGAAGAAATCGAGAGCTTGAAGAGGGACAAAGACACACTCATGCAGGAGATGGTAAGGAtgcggcagcagcagcaaagTACTGAGAATAAATTGGAGAATGTGGGTAAGCGTCTTCAGGGAATGGAACAACGACAACAACAAATGCTTTCTTTTCTGGCAATGGCTATACAATCCCCTGGGTTTCTGGCGCAGTTGATGCATCAGAATGATAACAACAACCATATATCTGAATTGAACAAAAAACGCAGGTTTCCTAAGCAGGGCAATCACATAGAATCTGAGCATGCCCAGTCTGATGGACAGATAGTTAAGTACCAGCTGCCTATGAATGAGGCAGCAAGAAGTTTGCTTAGGCAGATATTAAATATTGATGCATCTCCAAAACTGGACATTTCATCTCCTCATGGTGTTGACaacatattttttaatcttGAGGCAGTGGATAGTGGAGTTGCCCCTGCATCTGGAGCATCTACCCTTATGAAAGTCCATGTAGCTTCAGGATCTTCCTGCTTACCTGTTATGTCGGGATCAAATGGATCACTGGACATGGTTCCACTATGTGAAACTTCAAACACCAGTAGTCTTTCGAACTTTTCTGAGCGTGTTTACCCTTTTCAGGATGGTTTAGCTCCCAAGGTTGCTCAATCTAGGGAATTGACGATAGAGAACAGCACACCAATTGAGCCTGCTAATGACAGCCATCCAGGGTTGGCAACAGGAATGGAATTTGCAGATTCTGTTTCACTTGAATTCAGCCCATCCATGCctatggaagaagaaagaaatgattcAGTAATTAATGATATGCTTAATTTGCCAAGCATCAATGATCCGTTCTGGGAACAATTTCTTGTTGCAAGTCCTCCATCAGATGATGTTGAAGAGACACAAAAAGGGAACACAGAGATTGAGAATCGGAAGGATTTCACAATGCCCATTCAAGAACCCGGATTATATGCTgacaagaaattagaaaatctcACGAAACAGATGGCGCTTCTAGCGTCTCAAGGGAAAGGATAA
- the LOC116262463 gene encoding heat stress transcription factor A-1-like isoform X1, with the protein MEAVVGGNNSLPPFLSKSYDMVDDPSTDSIVSWSSTNNSFIVWDPPAFSHVLLPKYFKHKNFSSFVRQLNTYGFRKIDPDRWEFANEGFIKGQKHLLKSINRKRSSHAPGHNQQAQQSQVQNQSVGECMEVGKLGLEEEIESLKRDKDTLMQEMVRMRQQQQSTENKLENVGKRLQGMEQRQQQMLSFLAMAIQSPGFLAQLMHQNDNNNHISELNKKRRFPKQGNHIESEHAQSDGQIVKYQLPMNEAARSLLRQILNIDASPKLDISSPHGVDNIFFNLEAVDSGVAPASGASTLMKVHVASGSSCLPVMSGSNGSLDMVPLCETSNTSSLSNFSERVYPFQDGLAPKVAQSRELTIENSTPIEPANDSHPGLATGMEFADSVSLEFSPSMPMEEERNDSVINDMLNLPSINDPFWEQFLVASPPSDDVEETQKGNTEIENRKDFTMPIQEPGLYADKKLENLTKQMALLASQGKG; encoded by the exons ATGGAGGCAGTGGTCGGAGGCAATAATTCTCTTCCTCCTTTCCTCAGCAAGAGCTATGATATGGTTGATGACCCTTCCACGGATTCAATTGTCTCGTGGAGCTCAACTAACAACAGCTTCATTGTTTGGGATCCCCCTGCATTTTCCCACGTTTTGTTGCCCAAGTATTTCAAACACAAGAATTTTTCAAGCTTTGTAAGGCAGCTCAATACATAT GGCTTTCGGAAAATTGATCCTGATCGCTGGGAATTTGCAAATGAAGGTTTCATCAAGGGACAAAAGCATttgttgaagagcatcaatCGGAAGCGATCAAGTCATGCCCCAGGACACAATCAGCAGGCACAACAGTCTCAAGTGCAAAACCAATCTGTTGGAGAATGCATGGAGGTCGGAAAGTTAGGATTGGAAGAAGAAATCGAGAGCTTGAAGAGGGACAAAGACACACTCATGCAGGAGATGGTAAGGAtgcggcagcagcagcaaagTACTGAGAATAAATTGGAGAATGTGGGTAAGCGTCTTCAGGGAATGGAACAACGACAACAACAAATGCTTTCTTTTCTGGCAATGGCTATACAATCCCCTGGGTTTCTGGCGCAGTTGATGCATCAGAATGATAACAACAACCATATATCTGAATTGAACAAAAAACGCAGGTTTCCTAAGCAGGGCAATCACATAGAATCTGAGCATGCCCAGTCTGATGGACAGATAGTTAAGTACCAGCTGCCTATGAATGAGGCAGCAAGAAGTTTGCTTAGGCAGATATTAAATATTGATGCATCTCCAAAACTGGACATTTCATCTCCTCATGGTGTTGACaacatattttttaatcttGAGGCAGTGGATAGTGGAGTTGCCCCTGCATCTGGAGCATCTACCCTTATGAAAGTCCATGTAGCTTCAGGATCTTCCTGCTTACCTGTTATGTCGGGATCAAATGGATCACTGGACATGGTTCCACTATGTGAAACTTCAAACACCAGTAGTCTTTCGAACTTTTCTGAGCGTGTTTACCCTTTTCAGGATGGTTTAGCTCCCAAGGTTGCTCAATCTAGGGAATTGACGATAGAGAACAGCACACCAATTGAGCCTGCTAATGACAGCCATCCAGGGTTGGCAACAGGAATGGAATTTGCAGATTCTGTTTCACTTGAATTCAGCCCATCCATGCctatggaagaagaaagaaatgattcAGTAATTAATGATATGCTTAATTTGCCAAGCATCAATGATCCGTTCTGGGAACAATTTCTTGTTGCAAGTCCTCCATCAGATGATGTTGAAGAGACACAAAAAGGGAACACAGAGATTGAGAATCGGAAGGATTTCACAATGCCCATTCAAGAACCCGGATTATATGCTgacaagaaattagaaaatctcACGAAACAGATGGCGCTTCTAGCGTCTCAAGGGAAAGGATAA